The Coccidioides posadasii str. Silveira chromosome 3, complete sequence genome contains a region encoding:
- a CDS encoding uncharacterized protein (EggNog:ENOG410PSXI~COG:S~BUSCO:8078at33183) translates to MAPSNNDENRPSNGQHAPTQRNDARPKQPEDNPFIAFRRYADEHISSLLQSITGLPSIIFPPSSRDWLIFNDEELNQLMRNWRRVADEELNKSNNRDSHGSNRFTDLGNNENREDRSIQGHADPWGVRAHRYSSHAFPCSVFDAVFDSHLPFAPSPFFSETSPLRNPFFFDIMSPAISAGWPMSYILLSPYSPLHLERQQHQPSRKASDHGLVFWASSLLPTHPDDHTTEPHWHDAFEDLLRIENGKEMLDRSAMVQNKEESGKDWLAGMIKRGSLGSSWKHVHGEGGRPDYFKYSHEDRSSSTKVLQPDLEQRDEENGGNDKGFTELDLYDEFLHDVSHDDDRTRQSPLLSIIVKMRERQRKELEELRRLWEDTDRTDGMGNMKELYDTETELDHYERQFSGTSQTPPANPETESKSSTIVSTVTTTQRRMLPDGTVKTKTVINKRFADGREESVETEEISNREQSYQKHPDASKGSDTGNTSNTEANSPSDKHKRSGWFWRD, encoded by the coding sequence ATGGCACCATCCAATAACGATGAAAATCGTCCTTCCAATGGACAGCATGCGCCCACTCAGAGAAATGATGCCAGGCCGAAGCAGCCTGAAGACAATCCGTTCATAGCATTTCGCCGCTACGCTGATGAGCATATATCGTCCCTTCTACAGTCAATCACTGGACTTCCCTCAATTATATTTCCACCATCCTCGAGGGATTGGTTAATATTCAACGATGAGGAGTTGAACCAGCTGATGAGAAACTGGCGGCGCGTCGCGGACGAGGAATTGAACAAGTCAAACAACCGCGATTCCCACGGATCCAACCGCTTCACTGACCTAGGAAACAATGAAAACCGCGAAGACCGGTCAATTCAAGGCCATGCCGATCCCTGGGGGGTTAGAGCCCATCGATATTCTAGCCATGCATTCCCGTGCTCTGTTTTCGACGCCGTTTTCGATAGCCACCTGCCTTTCGCTCCGTCTCCATTCTTTTCTGAAACCTCCCCTCTCCGAAACCCATTTTTCTTCGATATAATGTCCCCCGCTATCTCTGCCGGCTGGCCTATGTCTTATATCTTACTCTCACCATATTCTCCCTTACATTTAGAGCGCCAGCAGCATCAGCCCAGTCGCAAGGCCAGTGACCACGGTTTGGTATTTTGGGCTTCGTCCCTACTTCCCACCCACCCCGACGACCATACTACAGAGCCACACTGGCACGATGCCTTCGAGGACTTACTGCGCATTGAAAATGGTAAGGAAATGCTTGACAGAAGCGCTATGGTTCAGAACAAAGAGGAATCGGGAAAGGATTGGCTGGCTGGAATGATAAAGAGGGGAAGCCTTGGTTCTAGCTGGAAGCATGTTCATGGAGAGGGTGGACGGCCCGATTACTTTAAATACAGTCACGAAGATCGCTCCTCGTCGACAAAGGTTCTCCAACCAGATCTCGAACAAAGGGATGAAGAGAACGGAGGCAATGATAAGGGATTCACCGAGCTTGATCTTTACGATGAGTTTCTCCACGATGTCAGTCACGACGACGACCGTACCCGACAGAGTCCCCTTCTAAGCATCATCGTGAAGATGAGGGAAAGACAGAGGAAAGAACTAGAAGAACTACGAAGACTGTGGGAAGATACAGATCGTACCGACGGTATGGGTAATATGAAGGAGCTCTACGACACTGAAACCGAATTAGATCACTATGAGCGCCAGTTCTCTGGTACTTCGCAGACTCCCCCCGCTAATCCAGAGACCGAATCAAAGTCCTCGACCATCGTATCTACCGTTACAACCACGCAACGTCGTATGCTACCGGATGGCACGGTTAAAACGAAAACAGTGATAAATAAACGATTTGCGGACGGTCGAGAGGAAAGCGTCGAGACCGAGGAAATCTCAAACAGAGAGCAGTCGTACCAGAAACATCCCGACGCAAGCAAAGGCAGCGATACCGGAAATACTTCGAACACAGAAGCCAATAGTCCTTCAGATAAGCACAAGCGAAGTGGCTGGTTTTGGAGAGATTAA
- the NPY1 gene encoding NADH pyrophosphatase (EggNog:ENOG410PGJ2~COG:L~BUSCO:8192at33183), which produces MSRPFAENPSPEHLEHDSMLARKFGKETANYFSSSPLNRVSFLRSESPFLSSALRHPTARFLLFNQLAPLVRSPAEIFYATYKDVESLVPADMFDKSEEDVLKSYHSGTLLPLLVFLGLDESRAEIGLKYKNYVGVPYFALDVTPKGGLEHKARGIIDTLEATGLSFYNTRTITSFPPGDAAIYAQSRAIIDWNVRNSFCGTCGHPTISIQAGTKRACPPIDLGLIENGTSSDGARPPCHTRTTLSNLCFPRTDPTIIVAVLSHDGNRILLGRQKRWPPNWYSTLAGFIEPGESVEDAVRREVWEESGVVLSRVIIHSTQPWPYPANLMIGAIAQVAKPENETISIVHDPELEDAQWFEIAEVEEALRVGTSALGAEPGPEYKKGSLRLPPKTAIAYQLISAVVKGEYLGAPHGSKI; this is translated from the exons ATGTCCCGCCCTTTTGCCGAGAACCCAAGCCCAGAGCACCTGGAGCACGACTCAATGCTCGCACGCAAATTCGGAAAAGAAACTGCAAACTATTTCTCAA GTTCCCCTCTTAACCGGGTTTCGTTCCTACGGTCAGAATCTCCGTTCTTATCCAGTGCCTTGAGACATCCCACAGCTCGCTTTTTACTATTTAATCAGCTCGCACCTCTCGTACGATCACCGGCAGAAATCTTCTATGCCACGTACAAAGATGTCGAGTCACTTGTGCCAGCGGACATGTTTGACAAGTCAGAAGAAGATGTGCTCAAATCTTACCATTCCGGCACCCTGCTCCCTTTACTGGTGTTTTTAGGATTAGACGAATCGCGCGCAGAGATCGGACTGAAGTATAAGAACTATGTAGGCGTTCCATATTTCGCCTTGGACGTAACACCGAAAGGTGGACTGGAACACAAGGCTAGAGGGATAATTGATACCTTGGAAGCTACTGGACTATCTTTCTATAACACACGGACAATCACTAGCTTCCCGCCAGGAGATG CCGCAATCTATGCCCAATCCCGCGCCATAATAGACTGGAACGTCCGGAACTCCTTCTGCGGCACTTGTGGCCACCCAACGATTTCCATACAAGCCGGCACCAAACGAGCCTGTCCACCCATAGACCTCGGTCTCATCGAAAACGGAACTTCCTCGGACGGCGCCCGCCCACCCTGTCACACGCGCACCACATTATCCAACCTCTGTTTCCCCCGAACAGACCCCACCATTATCGTCGCAGTGCTCAGCCACGACGGCAACCGCATCCTCCTCGGTCGTCAAAAGCGCTGGCCGCCAAACTGGTACTCCACGCTTGCAGGTTTCATCGAGCCGGGCGAGTCCGTGGAGGACGCCGTGCGTAGAGAAGTCTGGGAAGAGTCCGGCGTGGTGTTGTCGCGCGTGATTATACACAGCACGCAACCGTGGCCGTATCCAGCGAACCTGATGATTGGAGCTATCGCTCAAGTGGCGAAGCCGGAAAATGAGACGATTAGTATCGTGCATGATCCGGAGTTGGAGGATGCGCAATGGTTCGAGATCGCTGAGGTTGAGGAGGCCCTGAGAGTCGGCACGAGCGCACTGGGCGCTGAGCCGGGCCCGGAATATAAGAAGGGTAGCTTGAGGTTGCCGCCTAAGACGGCGATCGCCTATCAGTTGATATCTGCGGTGGTCAAGGGTGAGTATTTGGGCGCTCCGCATGGGTCGAAGATATGA
- the CTK1_1 gene encoding kinase subunit of RNA polymerase II carboxy-terminal domain kinase I, variant 2 (EggNog:ENOG410PGKY~COG:T) produces MAASRRSPSMRDQWRADGDYDREIHHHRPRARERHSRRQLSPPAPRRRDRDRERPSRGRGSGSTAHYHPCRRPIPRGEDRNPENTRTTPFKAAREENRDAKHSLKNQVRSRQREDSPPSPSNPSFPRRKRSRSPSPSRSHRRPHHKKGRHNDRGDHFGRGGRRPQRYNSPERFVPPRETGPGRKSHYSKAPTSDSLSVSRRRRSRSPVPSDFGLRASLSPHSPSNRSCNSIDYPSRPPSRHSFASKVSRESSPSRAFRSMQDTLPIQSLEDESIGSASIFRPAANADIPSSNHSVDGDSHMRDAYPMHGMRPSESRGSRRQARPHVDTRQPYSSPQYIPPGSDSRHPSPQSGSPYGSSRGSWVGQPQHPYPHGQQRSATQMHGYSPPYRQPSYSSQGGSQGQYYQGQPPQYPPSPNAGQQGYSGQPPYRGTSSSYRGNPYSQPPPPDRRFSAANSQNYGSPPQPQRSRSGHFTSLQWTASAGRGRGSQTGPGQPSPTIPSLQPPHHALDDPLSPDMDDNDNPFRPSKDLQVEDEEAVKKNENNDVKKMPPPRQGSGSSQPKETGKFSFAFKSKAPATPVPKPVSGLAQKMREPPRPLEPPKKELLSAQTRLKHEIRPDRRDDRRDRDGRRGDRRFDRRDDRRRDRREDRRPDVKHDRRKDRERERDREHSPPTQEKPKKKMLTRMKPRPTLSEEFSKSDSVYYRKPGNESVVGAGTYGKVFKAVHVFTKNKVALKRIRMEGEKDGFPITAVREIRLLQHLRHENVVSLQEVMVERNECFMVFEYLSHDMTGLINHPSFTLSAAHKKHLAKQMFEGLNYLHHRGVLHRDIKAANILISNKGQLKFADFGLARFFSKSRQLDYTNRVITIWYRPPELLLGETRYGPAVDVWSAACVYMEMFTKKAIFPGDGSEINQLDKLYNSLGTPTRTDWPAIIDMPWFELMRPRERKQRAFENMYKDYLSPAALDLVSKIFQYDPVKRPSTEEVLAHPYFTEEEPAPQQAIELADVEGDWHEFESKAHRKEKDKEARRAEQREREKRRISNHTGECVDRERKRTKVDDDTSAPVSQGPEN; encoded by the exons ATGGCTGCGTCCCGAAGGAGTCCGTCGATGAGAGACCAGTGGAGAGCCGACGGCGACTACGATCGAGAGATACACCATCATCGCCCCAGGGCCAGGGAGAGGCACAGCCGTCGCCAACTATCACCGCCGGCTCCACGTCGTCGTGATCGTGACCGTGAAAGACCAAGTCGAGGCCGTGGCTCTGGCTCCACCGCTCATTATCACCCTTGCAGACGTCCTATTCCTCGAGGCGAGGACCGAAACCCCGAAAATACCAGAACAACTCCCTTCAAAGCCGCTCGAGAGGAAAACCGGGACGCCAAGCATTCTCTAAAAAACCAGGTAAGGTCTCGACAGAGGGAAGATTCTCCTCCGTCGCCATCAAATCCTTCCTTTCCAAGGCGCAAGCGGAGTCGAAGCCCCTCTCCATCTCGTTCTCATCGTCGTCCTCACCACAAGAAGGGGAGACACAACGACAGAGGAGATCATTTTGGAAGAGGTGGCAGACGCCCGCAGCGCTATAACTCTCCAGAGCGGTTTGTGCCGCCGCGGGAAACCGGACCTGGACGAAAATCTCATTATTCCAAAGCACCAACGTCTGATTCCCTGTCCGTTTCTCGCCGCAGGCGCTCTAGATCCCCAGTTCCCTCCGATTTTGGACTACGTGCATCACTATCCCCCCATTCGCCTAGCAATCGCTCTTGCAATTCCATAGACTATCCTTCTCGTCCGCCGTCACGTCATTCGTTTGCGTCGAAGGTGTCAAGGGAATCTTCCCCGTCGCGTGCTTTTCGTAGCATGCAAGACACTCTTCCGATACAATCCCTAGAGGACGAATCTATAGGTTCGGCATCGATTTTCCGACCGGCTGCAAACGCCGATATCCCAAGTTCCAATCATTCCGTGGACGGCGATAGTCATATGCGAGACGCATATCCCATGCACGGTATGCGTCCTTCAGAGAGCCGAGGCTCTCGCCGACAGGCTCGCCCGCATGTCGACACTCGTCAACCATACTCCTCCCCCCAATACATACCACCAGGGTCAGACTCTCGTCATCCTTCCCCCCAGTCCGGATCCCCATATGGGAGTAGTCGAGGTTCATGGGTGGGACAGCCGCAACACCCGTACCCTCATGGACAACAGAGGTCAGCCAC ACAAATGCATGGCTACTCGCCCCCCTACCGTCAACCAAGCTATTCATCCCAGGGTGGATCTCAAGGGCAGTATTACCAGGGACAACCGCCGCAGTATCCCCCTTCTCCCAATGCTGGACAACAAGGTTATTCGGGACAACCACCTTATCGTGGAACGTCTTCCAGTTATCGTGGGAATCCTTACAGTCAGCCGCCACCTCCAGACCGTCGATTCTCAGCCGCAAATTCCCAAAATTATGGTTCCCCACCACAGCCACAGAGGTCCAGGAGTGGCCATTTCACAAGCTTACAATGGACAGCATCCGCTGGTCGCGGCCGTGGCTCCCAGACGGGACCTGGACAGCCATCGCCGACTATTCCATCACTTCAACCACCCCATCATGCTCTCGACGATCCCTTGTCACCAGATATGGATGATAATGATAATCCATTCCGCCCATCCAAAGATTTGCAAGTGGAGGATGAGGAAGCGGTGAAGAAAAACGAAAACAACGATGTGAAGAAGATGCCACCGCCTCGACAAGGCTCCGGGTCATCACAGCCGAAAGAAACTGGAAAGTTCAGTTTCGCATTTAAATCGAAAGCCCCGGCTACGCCGGTGCCCAAACCAGTATCTGGACTTGCACAGAAAATGCGAGAACCTCCTCGCCCTCTAGAACCACCAAAGAAAGAGCTGTTGTCTGCTCAAACGAGATTAAAGCATGAAATTCGCCCGGATCGTCGGGACGACAGGCGTGACCGTGACGGCAGGAGAGGGGATCGCCGATTTGATCGTAGGGATGATCGGCGCCGGGACCGGCGAGAGGACCGCCGACCAGATGTTAAACATGATAGACGAAAGGACCGCGAACGCGAGCGAGATCGAGAGCATTCTCCACCCACCCAAGAGAAGCCGAAGAAAAAAATGCTTACACGCATGAAGCCTCGTCCAACGCTATCAGAAGAGTTCTCCAAATCAGATTCGGTCTATTATCGCAAACCTGGAAACGAGTCCGTTGTCGGTGCCGGGACGTACGGGAAGGTCTTCAAGGCTGTTCACGTATTTACAAAGAACAAGGTTGCGTTGAAGAGAATACGTATGGAGGGCGAAAAAGATGGGTTCCCAATTACCGCTGTACGTGAGATTCGACTTCTCCAGCATCTCCGGCATGAAAATGTTGTCAGCCTACAAGAAGTTATGGTAGAGAGGAATGAGTGTTTTATGGTCTTTGAGTACTTGTCCCACGATATGACTGGTCTCATTAACCACCCGTCTTTCACTCTTTCCGCCGCGCATAAAAAGCATCTTGCGAAACAGATGTTTGAAGGATTAAATTATTTACATCATCGCGGCGTTCTTCACCGCGATATCAAAGCTGCTAATATTCTTATTAGCAACAAGGGCCAATTGAAATTTGCTGACTTTGGCCTTGCGAGATTTTTTTCGAAAAGTCGGCAGCTTGATTATACTAATCGAGTCATCACTATCTGGTATCGTCCACCAGAGTTGCTTCTGGGTGAGACACGATATGGCCCCGCTGTCGATGTGTGGAGCGCTGCTTGTGTATACATGGAAATGTTCACCAAAAAGGCAATATTTCCTGGCGACGGTTCAGAGATCAATCAGCTCGATAAGCTCTACAATTCATTAGGCACTCCGACCAGAACAGACTGGCCTGCCATTATTGATATGCCATGGTTCGAGCTCATGCGACCTCGAGAAAGAAAGCAACGGGCGTTTGAAAATATGTATAAAGACTATCTGTCTCCCGCTGCTCTTGATCTTGTTTCCAAAATATTTCAGTATGACCCCGTCAAGCGCCCGTCAACCGAAGAAGTGCTCGCGCATCCTTACTTCACAGAGGAGGAACCGGCACCTCAACAAGCAATTGA GCTTGCTGATGTTGAGGGCGATTGGCACGAATTCGAGTCGAAGGCACACAGGAAAGAGAAAGACAAGGAGGCCCGACGGGCTGAACAGCGTGAAAGGGAAAAGCGAAGGATAAGCAACCATACTGGTGAATGTGTTGATCGCGAGCGGAAACGTACCAAAGTGGATGATGATACATCCGCACCGGTGTCCCAAGGTCCTGAGAATTGA
- the CTK1_1 gene encoding kinase subunit of RNA polymerase II carboxy-terminal domain kinase I (EggNog:ENOG410PGKY~COG:T), translating to MQDTLPIQSLEDESIGSASIFRPAANADIPSSNHSVDGDSHMRDAYPMHGMRPSESRGSRRQARPHVDTRQPYSSPQYIPPGSDSRHPSPQSGSPYGSSRGSWVGQPQHPYPHGQQRQMHGYSPPYRQPSYSSQGGSQGQYYQGQPPQYPPSPNAGQQGYSGQPPYRGTSSSYRGNPYSQPPPPDRRFSAANSQNYGSPPQPQRSRSGHFTSLQWTASAGRGRGSQTGPGQPSPTIPSLQPPHHALDDPLSPDMDDNDNPFRPSKDLQVEDEEAVKKNENNDVKKMPPPRQGSGSSQPKETGKFSFAFKSKAPATPVPKPVSGLAQKMREPPRPLEPPKKELLSAQTRLKHEIRPDRRDDRRDRDGRRGDRRFDRRDDRRRDRREDRRPDVKHDRRKDRERERDREHSPPTQEKPKKKMLTRMKPRPTLSEEFSKSDSVYYRKPGNESVVGAGTYGKVFKAVHVFTKNKVALKRIRMEGEKDGFPITAVREIRLLQHLRHENVVSLQEVMVERNECFMVFEYLSHDMTGLINHPSFTLSAAHKKHLAKQMFEGLNYLHHRGVLHRDIKAANILISNKGQLKFADFGLARFFSKSRQLDYTNRVITIWYRPPELLLGETRYGPAVDVWSAACVYMEMFTKKAIFPGDGSEINQLDKLYNSLGTPTRTDWPAIIDMPWFELMRPRERKQRAFENMYKDYLSPAALDLVSKIFQYDPVKRPSTEEVLAHPYFTEEEPAPQQAIELADVEGDWHEFESKAHRKEKDKEARRAEQREREKRRISNHTGECVDRERKRTKVDDDTSAPVSQGPEN from the exons ATGCAAGACACTCTTCCGATACAATCCCTAGAGGACGAATCTATAGGTTCGGCATCGATTTTCCGACCGGCTGCAAACGCCGATATCCCAAGTTCCAATCATTCCGTGGACGGCGATAGTCATATGCGAGACGCATATCCCATGCACGGTATGCGTCCTTCAGAGAGCCGAGGCTCTCGCCGACAGGCTCGCCCGCATGTCGACACTCGTCAACCATACTCCTCCCCCCAATACATACCACCAGGGTCAGACTCTCGTCATCCTTCCCCCCAGTCCGGATCCCCATATGGGAGTAGTCGAGGTTCATGGGTGGGACAGCCGCAACACCCGTACCCTCATGGACAACAGAG ACAAATGCATGGCTACTCGCCCCCCTACCGTCAACCAAGCTATTCATCCCAGGGTGGATCTCAAGGGCAGTATTACCAGGGACAACCGCCGCAGTATCCCCCTTCTCCCAATGCTGGACAACAAGGTTATTCGGGACAACCACCTTATCGTGGAACGTCTTCCAGTTATCGTGGGAATCCTTACAGTCAGCCGCCACCTCCAGACCGTCGATTCTCAGCCGCAAATTCCCAAAATTATGGTTCCCCACCACAGCCACAGAGGTCCAGGAGTGGCCATTTCACAAGCTTACAATGGACAGCATCCGCTGGTCGCGGCCGTGGCTCCCAGACGGGACCTGGACAGCCATCGCCGACTATTCCATCACTTCAACCACCCCATCATGCTCTCGACGATCCCTTGTCACCAGATATGGATGATAATGATAATCCATTCCGCCCATCCAAAGATTTGCAAGTGGAGGATGAGGAAGCGGTGAAGAAAAACGAAAACAACGATGTGAAGAAGATGCCACCGCCTCGACAAGGCTCCGGGTCATCACAGCCGAAAGAAACTGGAAAGTTCAGTTTCGCATTTAAATCGAAAGCCCCGGCTACGCCGGTGCCCAAACCAGTATCTGGACTTGCACAGAAAATGCGAGAACCTCCTCGCCCTCTAGAACCACCAAAGAAAGAGCTGTTGTCTGCTCAAACGAGATTAAAGCATGAAATTCGCCCGGATCGTCGGGACGACAGGCGTGACCGTGACGGCAGGAGAGGGGATCGCCGATTTGATCGTAGGGATGATCGGCGCCGGGACCGGCGAGAGGACCGCCGACCAGATGTTAAACATGATAGACGAAAGGACCGCGAACGCGAGCGAGATCGAGAGCATTCTCCACCCACCCAAGAGAAGCCGAAGAAAAAAATGCTTACACGCATGAAGCCTCGTCCAACGCTATCAGAAGAGTTCTCCAAATCAGATTCGGTCTATTATCGCAAACCTGGAAACGAGTCCGTTGTCGGTGCCGGGACGTACGGGAAGGTCTTCAAGGCTGTTCACGTATTTACAAAGAACAAGGTTGCGTTGAAGAGAATACGTATGGAGGGCGAAAAAGATGGGTTCCCAATTACCGCTGTACGTGAGATTCGACTTCTCCAGCATCTCCGGCATGAAAATGTTGTCAGCCTACAAGAAGTTATGGTAGAGAGGAATGAGTGTTTTATGGTCTTTGAGTACTTGTCCCACGATATGACTGGTCTCATTAACCACCCGTCTTTCACTCTTTCCGCCGCGCATAAAAAGCATCTTGCGAAACAGATGTTTGAAGGATTAAATTATTTACATCATCGCGGCGTTCTTCACCGCGATATCAAAGCTGCTAATATTCTTATTAGCAACAAGGGCCAATTGAAATTTGCTGACTTTGGCCTTGCGAGATTTTTTTCGAAAAGTCGGCAGCTTGATTATACTAATCGAGTCATCACTATCTGGTATCGTCCACCAGAGTTGCTTCTGGGTGAGACACGATATGGCCCCGCTGTCGATGTGTGGAGCGCTGCTTGTGTATACATGGAAATGTTCACCAAAAAGGCAATATTTCCTGGCGACGGTTCAGAGATCAATCAGCTCGATAAGCTCTACAATTCATTAGGCACTCCGACCAGAACAGACTGGCCTGCCATTATTGATATGCCATGGTTCGAGCTCATGCGACCTCGAGAAAGAAAGCAACGGGCGTTTGAAAATATGTATAAAGACTATCTGTCTCCCGCTGCTCTTGATCTTGTTTCCAAAATATTTCAGTATGACCCCGTCAAGCGCCCGTCAACCGAAGAAGTGCTCGCGCATCCTTACTTCACAGAGGAGGAACCGGCACCTCAACAAGCAATTGA GCTTGCTGATGTTGAGGGCGATTGGCACGAATTCGAGTCGAAGGCACACAGGAAAGAGAAAGACAAGGAGGCCCGACGGGCTGAACAGCGTGAAAGGGAAAAGCGAAGGATAAGCAACCATACTGGTGAATGTGTTGATCGCGAGCGGAAACGTACCAAAGTGGATGATGATACATCCGCACCGGTGTCCCAAGGTCCTGAGAATTGA